CTCCCTCCTCTCCTCCTTCGGTGTTCTATAGGTGATTGCCGGAATCAGGAAGAGTTTTGAAATTTTGTAAACGAGTTCATTGTGCCTTGTGAAAATTATAATTCTGTCCGTTCTGTGCTTCTCAAGTATTTCCCTCAGCTTCTTTATCTTGTTTATCGAATTGAACGCTATCTTCCTTGCCTCATCCCATGCTCTGAGAGCCTGATACGCCTTCTCATCGTAGCCTGTCGCCATAACTACCTTGTGGAAGTCCTCAACTCGCCTGATCGTTATTTTTCTCGATTTAAGGTAGCCCTTAAAAACCCTCTCTCTTTTTCTGTACTCCTCCATCTCATCATCAGTCAGCGGAACGTAAATCCTCTTGATTGTGTACCTCGCAAGATGCTTTCCCGTAAGATCGTCAGGGAGCATCTCAAAAACCTTGCCCCCGACCACCTCTGGCAAAAGTTCATGCCTCGAGTCTTCCCTCTCAAACGTTGCAGTCAGGCCGAGTCTGTAGGGAGCTGCGCTCATTTCTGCAATCTGGATGTAGGCCTCACCCGGCAGATGATGAACCTCATCAAAAATTAAAAGTTCGAATTTATTACCCAGCTTTTCAGCGTTGGCATACGCAGAGTCATAAGTTGCTATGGTTATTGGCTTCAACTCCTTAACCCTTCCCGAAAACTCCCCCACGTACTCTTCTCCAAAAACTGAGACTTTTTCCTTCCACTGATCGACAAGATCAAGCGTGGGCACGACAACCAGAGTTGCCGTGGACATTTCATTTACTGCCGCAATTGCAACGTGGGTTTTTCCGGAACCCGTAGGTAAAACTATGCATCCCCACCGGTCCTGCAGCCACCTTTCCAGAGCCCTCTCCTGATAGTCTCTGAGATCAATTTCGGCATCGAAGAAAGGGGTGGGGATCGGGTCAAGAACATTATCCGTATACGGAATGTCATTTTGCTCCAAGTAATCAACTATCTGCCTGTATTTGTAAGCCATCGCCCTATAAACTCCTGACCTCGAATCGTATTTTGCATGCGGAACGTGAATATCGCCCCTTATAACGATAGTACCACCATCATAACGAAGTTCGGCGATCATTCAGCCCCTATTGTATTTCGAAGCCTTAAAATTTGTCAGAGTGTGGATGACAGTTGTCAATTTTCAGTTTTAGTATTTCTATATCGGCCAGTTTCAGCTTGAAATGCCATCAACTACTTCTCTCTGCTTCAGCAAATCTGAACGTCAAGATGGTGTGCTGTTGGGGAATTGCCAATCCATCTTACCATTTTGCCGCACGAACAGCAGTCTTCTGCTAACTCTCCAGTACAATCACAAGAAATATTATAAAAAATAATTATTCAACCCACCCAAGCCCGATCTCCTCAAGCTTTTCCCTGCTCGGGATGCCATCAGGCCATTTTCTGTACCGGTAGTACTCGCTCACCTGAAGCTGCACATCCGGGACATTTCCCGTACTGCCCCCATCGACCGGGTGGAGAACCACATCCGGGAGGGTGTCGTCCCTGGCCGTGACGCCACACCTGATGTCATAAATTCTCTTGAGAGTGTACATCCTTTCCCCAGCCACATAAATGCTCTCAACCGTGTGTTCATAACCTGTTACAGCCCTCAGCATCTCAGCAAGCTGTGCTGGTTTGACCGGCATGAACGCACAGATGACAGCCGCATTGAAAAGCTCCGAAAAGTTCTGAACTTTTGCTGTGAGAATTCCCTTCCCGTCGTTTGCAAATCTATCATCACTCGAAATATCATACTCTCTTATCTTTTTGCCCATCTCATAGAGGTAGATCTGATGGGGCAGATGGCAGGCACCTCTTACGTGGGTTGCATATGCACAGGCGAGAGCTGCAAAACCCCTTGCATCGTGCATGGGTATCTCAAGTCCCTTCACGTGTGCAGCCAGATTCTCCACATCATACTTTTTCCCAACAAATCTAACTCCTTCAGCGAGTTCTTCACCCTTGCCCTTTCTGTATGCGATATCATTCAAAAGCTGGATGACTCTCTCCGTATCTCCCCACTCTACGTTGAAATCTCCGATTCCCTTCTCGGTCAGATACATGGCAAATGCAATCGATACACCAGCAGAAATCGAGTCCATCCCGAGGTCGTTTACCAGATAATTTATCTCTATGAGCGATTCGAGATCGTCGTTAAGCTGCAACGCTCCAAAAGCAGCCAGCGTCTCGTATTCAGGGCCGTGAATTTTCCTGCCCCTGTGCTCGACAACCCTACCACATCTCACCACACACCCGAGACAGCCATCATTTCCCCTCAGAACCGATCCTGCCATCGCAGCACCTGAAATCCTGGTGGCACCCTCAAAAGTACCCTTCGTGAAATACTTCACCGGCAGATCCCCGAACCCTTCAGACGTTTCCATGTAGCCTGCTGTTCCAAGCTGTGTGAACATGTTGCAGGTAAAATCGTCCTTTATTCTCTGCATAACCTCATCAACAACCCTGTCAAAACCTTCTTCGTCAAAAACTTCGACCTTCTGCCTTTCCGATGGATCGTAAACCACAGCGATGCCCTTCAGCTTTTTGGATCCCATCACCGCTCCCATGCCTGTCCTGCCTGCATGTCTGGAGTTATCAACCTGAACACAAGCGTATTTGACCAGATTCTCACCGGCCGGACCGATAACTGCAGTAGCAACTCTCTTTTCCCCGAGC
This genomic interval from Archaeoglobus neptunius contains the following:
- a CDS encoding DEAD/DEAH box helicase family protein, whose translation is MIAELRYDGGTIVIRGDIHVPHAKYDSRSGVYRAMAYKYRQIVDYLEQNDIPYTDNVLDPIPTPFFDAEIDLRDYQERALERWLQDRWGCIVLPTGSGKTHVAIAAVNEMSTATLVVVPTLDLVDQWKEKVSVFGEEYVGEFSGRVKELKPITIATYDSAYANAEKLGNKFELLIFDEVHHLPGEAYIQIAEMSAAPYRLGLTATFEREDSRHELLPEVVGGKVFEMLPDDLTGKHLARYTIKRIYVPLTDDEMEEYRKRERVFKGYLKSRKITIRRVEDFHKVVMATGYDEKAYQALRAWDEARKIAFNSINKIKKLREILEKHRTDRIIIFTRHNELVYKISKLFLIPAITYRTPKEERREILEGFRKGRFRAIVSSQVLDEGIDVPDANVAVIMSGSGSAREYIQRLGRILRPSKGKKNALLYELISRDTGEVGTARRRRNASKRAA
- a CDS encoding aldehyde ferredoxin oxidoreductase family protein, with the translated sequence MFGYCGKILRINLSDKTVSTFVPEEKDLKEFIGGAGLGVKLHYDMRTFEVNPLSPDNVLMLLTGPLTGTKAPSTSRLEFCSRSPLTGIWGESSSGGRMATYLKYTGWDGVIVEGASEKPVYIKIDSNGAEIVDADGLWGKGCYETQEELGKELGEKRVATAVIGPAGENLVKYACVQVDNSRHAGRTGMGAVMGSKKLKGIAVVYDPSERQKVEVFDEEGFDRVVDEVMQRIKDDFTCNMFTQLGTAGYMETSEGFGDLPVKYFTKGTFEGATRISGAAMAGSVLRGNDGCLGCVVRCGRVVEHRGRKIHGPEYETLAAFGALQLNDDLESLIEINYLVNDLGMDSISAGVSIAFAMYLTEKGIGDFNVEWGDTERVIQLLNDIAYRKGKGEELAEGVRFVGKKYDVENLAAHVKGLEIPMHDARGFAALACAYATHVRGACHLPHQIYLYEMGKKIREYDISSDDRFANDGKGILTAKVQNFSELFNAAVICAFMPVKPAQLAEMLRAVTGYEHTVESIYVAGERMYTLKRIYDIRCGVTARDDTLPDVVLHPVDGGSTGNVPDVQLQVSEYYRYRKWPDGIPSREKLEEIGLGWVE